The following coding sequences are from one Haloarcula taiwanensis window:
- a CDS encoding bifunctional 5,10-methylene-tetrahydrofolate dehydrogenase/5,10-methylene-tetrahydrofolate cyclohydrolase, producing the protein MTTIIDGNEIGDQITEGVAACADTLVSEGVTPGLATVLMSDDGASETYVSMKQQACEEIGIEGFHHEIGPAEPAETLFATIDELNADPAVHGILVQMPVPDHVHKRDVLERIDPMKDVDGFHPENVGRLVAGNARYKPCTPHGIQKILAETGVETAGKDAVVVGRSDIVGKPMANLLIQYGPGGNATTTVCHSRTDALAEKTRNADIVIAAAGVPEMIDGAMLSEGTTVIDVGINRVDADTDKGYKLVGDVDFESAKAKADAITPVPGGVGPLTIAMLMYNTVKAASLQSGVDITLP; encoded by the coding sequence ATGACAACGATAATCGACGGTAACGAGATCGGTGACCAGATCACAGAGGGCGTGGCAGCGTGTGCTGACACGCTCGTCAGCGAGGGCGTCACACCGGGGCTGGCGACTGTGCTGATGAGCGACGACGGCGCGAGTGAGACGTACGTCTCGATGAAACAACAGGCCTGCGAGGAAATCGGCATCGAGGGGTTCCATCACGAAATCGGCCCGGCCGAACCGGCTGAGACACTGTTTGCGACTATCGACGAACTGAACGCGGACCCGGCTGTTCACGGAATCCTCGTCCAGATGCCGGTCCCCGACCACGTGCACAAGCGTGACGTGCTGGAGCGCATCGACCCGATGAAAGATGTCGACGGGTTCCACCCCGAAAATGTCGGCCGGCTCGTCGCAGGGAACGCACGATACAAGCCTTGCACGCCCCACGGAATACAGAAAATACTGGCCGAAACTGGCGTTGAGACGGCGGGGAAAGACGCTGTCGTCGTCGGCCGCTCAGACATCGTCGGCAAACCGATGGCGAACCTGCTCATCCAGTACGGACCGGGCGGCAACGCGACGACGACCGTGTGTCACTCACGGACCGACGCTCTCGCCGAAAAGACTCGCAACGCCGACATCGTGATCGCCGCCGCCGGCGTTCCAGAAATGATAGACGGAGCGATGCTCTCGGAGGGCACGACAGTCATCGATGTCGGTATCAATCGGGTTGATGCTGACACGGACAAGGGATACAAACTTGTCGGGGACGTAGACTTCGAGAGCGCCAAAGCGAAGGCGGACGCCATCACGCCGGTCCCCGGTGGGGTCGGCCCGCTCACCATTGCGATGTTGATGTACAATACAGTGAAAGCAGCTAGCCTCCAGTCCGGCGTCGATATTACACTCCCGTAG
- a CDS encoding serine acetyltransferase has product MDYCYTGDAHEKLFAAYRADEDPFPTQTQMEFPRREHRRPEVDILKRLFFPTCWNAAELVRDELAVLDRLDTLGGLFFAGIRPYSGSDPAETVDAVIEQLPAVRRRLKKDVEAAFKGDPAAKTYMEIIRSYPGFMAILVQRVAHTLYEAEASEYARELTEYAKTETGIDIHPGAEIGDHFFIDHGTGVVIGETTTVGEWVRLYQDVTLGALHFEADESDEHRLKKGYKRHPDIGDHVVIGAGTKVLGAITVGDHVSIGANSWVTDDVPDETKVYVTDHPTQERKRTK; this is encoded by the coding sequence ATGGACTACTGTTACACGGGCGACGCGCACGAGAAACTGTTCGCAGCGTATCGGGCAGATGAAGACCCGTTCCCGACCCAGACACAGATGGAGTTCCCGCGACGGGAACACCGAAGGCCGGAAGTCGACATCCTCAAACGACTATTCTTCCCGACCTGCTGGAACGCCGCTGAACTGGTCCGGGACGAACTCGCCGTTCTGGACCGACTCGACACCCTGGGCGGTCTCTTCTTTGCCGGTATCAGACCGTACTCCGGATCGGACCCCGCTGAAACAGTCGATGCCGTCATCGAGCAACTCCCGGCGGTTCGCAGGCGACTCAAAAAAGACGTCGAGGCCGCGTTCAAAGGCGACCCGGCGGCGAAGACGTACATGGAGATAATCCGGTCCTATCCGGGCTTCATGGCGATACTCGTACAACGGGTCGCACATACTCTCTACGAGGCCGAGGCCTCCGAGTACGCTCGCGAACTCACCGAATACGCCAAGACTGAGACCGGCATCGACATCCACCCCGGCGCCGAGATCGGCGATCACTTCTTCATCGATCACGGAACCGGCGTCGTTATCGGTGAAACCACCACCGTGGGGGAGTGGGTCCGCCTCTATCAGGACGTGACGCTTGGCGCACTCCACTTCGAAGCAGACGAGAGCGACGAACACAGATTAAAGAAGGGATACAAACGACACCCGGACATCGGCGACCACGTCGTCATCGGGGCTGGCACGAAAGTACTGGGCGCTATTACTGTTGGTGACCACGTCAGCATCGGGGCGAACTCCTGGGTCACTGACGACGTTCCGGACGAGACGAAAGTGTATGTCACAGACCACCCGACGCAGGAACGGAAACGAACAAAGTAA
- a CDS encoding glycine/betaine ABC transporter gives MATSDASGIAEIVGRLLIPLCAASGALVLAGFFFPTLVGEAVTGPVWLTVALVFFTSGLCYIALLPYSEDTTAPAAADVFLRVRQTDVRQAVRGFLTQHEPAILAFPVLVFAAFFGLQVAFPARTTGAVDAAAATALRGGGPLFLAAVFLSVCYCLFLLLGPWGDIKLGGPETEPSYTYPTYFTLVFTAGIAAGLVFWGPTEALFHFTQPPPYTGAAAGSQDAINGALVYTLFHWGVSAWSAYAVIGVPIAYFAFTRGAPLRVSTVLAPVLGTEGLDSVWTKLVDTLAVFATIGGIATSVALVSEQFLAGINYQWGVAAGEVGPVLFVGGLTLIFVVSSATGIHRGIRRIAGLNVVLFGLFTLLIVAVGPRSFVLQRGTQALGTYIVEFVPLSLHTGGAWVAEWTVWNWSWWFSWAPFAGLFVAALSRGRRVRTVVFTSVVATSVATMVWFLLLGGTSLFIQQTGRADILAAIAQRGGSEAVAGFPLLSSLPLGLLLLFLFLALIIVFMATSADTSTLVVSVLATRRGVAPSTTHIVFWGVFQGAVAVSVLLLGGAETLQALAVLTGGPFAVISLVAAGGLTVTWLRDERGHTSLLRRAVRKLPDIQTHHDVDPPEEK, from the coding sequence ATGGCCACCTCGGACGCAAGTGGCATTGCGGAGATAGTCGGCCGGCTACTGATCCCACTGTGTGCCGCGTCTGGGGCGCTCGTGCTTGCGGGCTTCTTTTTTCCGACGCTCGTCGGCGAAGCCGTGACCGGCCCGGTCTGGTTGACCGTCGCCCTCGTGTTTTTCACCTCGGGGCTGTGTTACATTGCGCTGCTCCCGTACTCCGAAGACACGACTGCGCCAGCCGCAGCCGATGTTTTCCTGCGTGTCCGACAGACCGACGTCCGGCAGGCTGTCCGGGGATTTCTCACCCAGCACGAACCAGCCATCCTCGCGTTCCCGGTGCTCGTGTTCGCCGCGTTCTTCGGGCTTCAGGTCGCATTCCCCGCACGGACGACAGGTGCTGTTGATGCTGCTGCGGCCACAGCCCTTCGCGGCGGCGGCCCACTGTTTCTCGCTGCCGTCTTTCTCTCCGTCTGTTACTGCCTGTTCCTGCTGTTGGGGCCTTGGGGCGATATCAAACTCGGCGGTCCGGAGACGGAGCCGAGTTACACCTATCCGACCTATTTCACGCTCGTGTTTACGGCCGGCATCGCGGCCGGACTGGTGTTCTGGGGGCCGACGGAGGCACTGTTTCACTTCACCCAACCGCCGCCGTACACCGGGGCCGCCGCCGGGTCGCAGGACGCTATCAACGGTGCGCTGGTGTACACCCTCTTTCACTGGGGCGTCTCGGCCTGGAGCGCGTACGCCGTCATCGGCGTTCCGATAGCGTACTTCGCGTTCACGCGAGGCGCGCCGCTCCGGGTCTCGACAGTCTTGGCACCGGTGCTGGGAACTGAGGGGCTGGATTCGGTCTGGACCAAACTGGTCGATACGCTGGCTGTCTTTGCCACTATCGGCGGCATCGCCACCTCCGTCGCACTCGTGAGCGAGCAGTTCCTCGCTGGCATCAATTACCAGTGGGGTGTGGCGGCCGGCGAGGTCGGACCGGTCCTGTTCGTCGGCGGACTGACGCTGATATTCGTCGTCTCCAGTGCGACCGGGATTCACCGCGGCATCCGTCGGATTGCCGGCCTCAACGTTGTCTTGTTCGGTCTGTTCACGCTCCTCATCGTCGCTGTGGGGCCACGGTCGTTCGTCCTCCAACGAGGGACACAGGCACTCGGCACCTACATCGTGGAGTTTGTTCCGCTGAGTCTCCACACCGGTGGGGCGTGGGTCGCGGAGTGGACTGTCTGGAACTGGTCGTGGTGGTTCTCCTGGGCTCCGTTTGCGGGGCTGTTCGTGGCCGCCCTCTCCCGCGGTCGACGGGTCAGGACTGTCGTGTTCACCAGCGTCGTCGCGACCTCGGTGGCGACGATGGTCTGGTTCCTGCTGCTCGGTGGCACATCCCTGTTCATCCAGCAAACGGGTCGGGCCGATATTCTCGCCGCTATCGCACAGCGCGGGGGTTCAGAAGCCGTCGCTGGATTCCCGCTGTTGTCCTCGCTGCCGCTGGGTCTGCTCCTGCTGTTTCTGTTTCTCGCGCTCATCATCGTGTTCATGGCCACATCAGCGGACACCTCGACACTCGTCGTCTCAGTACTGGCGACGCGACGGGGCGTGGCACCGTCAACGACGCATATCGTCTTCTGGGGGGTTTTCCAGGGAGCGGTCGCCGTTTCGGTGTTGCTTCTCGGTGGCGCTGAGACGTTACAGGCGCTGGCTGTTCTAACCGGCGGTCCGTTCGCCGTCATTTCACTCGTGGCAGCCGGCGGGCTGACTGTGACCTGGCTTCGAGACGAGCGTGGCCACACGTCACTCCTCAGACGTGCCGTCAGGAAACTGCCTGATATTCAGACCCATCACGACGTGGACCCGCCCGAAGAGAAGTAG
- a CDS encoding anthranilate/aminodeoxychorismate synthase component II (TrpG; with TrpE catalyzes the formation of anthranilate and glutamate from chorismate and glutamine; TrpG provides the glutamine amidotransferase activity) yields the protein MILIIDNYDSFAYNLVQYVGEFDEVTVRRNDAIDVDGIHELDPDGIVVSPGPGTPAEAGVSIDVFAATEYPALGVCLGHQALCAAHGTPVGHAPSVVHGKPSEVRHDGTELYDGVDDPFEVGRYHSLAVETTALPDTLEETAHTNDEQGVVMGVQHTEKPHIGVQFHPESILTDAGKQLVENFCTGIAEG from the coding sequence ATGATACTCATCATAGATAACTACGACTCGTTCGCCTACAATCTGGTCCAGTACGTCGGCGAGTTCGACGAGGTAACCGTCCGCCGGAACGACGCTATCGACGTGGACGGCATTCACGAACTCGACCCGGACGGAATCGTCGTCTCTCCCGGTCCCGGGACGCCAGCGGAGGCCGGCGTGTCAATCGACGTTTTCGCTGCGACAGAGTATCCGGCCCTAGGCGTTTGTCTTGGCCATCAGGCGCTCTGTGCGGCCCACGGAACCCCCGTCGGCCATGCACCGAGTGTGGTCCACGGGAAACCTTCCGAAGTCCGTCACGACGGGACGGAGCTGTACGACGGGGTCGACGACCCGTTCGAGGTCGGGCGGTATCACTCGCTGGCCGTCGAGACTACTGCGCTGCCGGATACGCTCGAGGAGACGGCTCACACTAACGACGAACAGGGGGTCGTGATGGGCGTCCAGCACACTGAGAAGCCACACATCGGCGTTCAGTTCCACCCCGAAAGTATCCTCACCGACGCGGGGAAACAGCTGGTTGAGAACTTCTGTACGGGGATCGCTGAGGGGTGA
- a CDS encoding aminodeoxychorismate synthase, component I: MTDIRFSTDRESFLETAERAPDGARVPVEARLTVTDPFEAYRRARSGTTDGFYLETTGGQSGWGYFGVDPVEQIEVSAGATSAQDGSSPSIDAIDELLDREHLERGDCTVPYPCGAFGWLSYDVARELEDIPETTVSDGLPRLQLGVFECVAAWEEPHDGEIELYLTACPVVDESAETAYERGRGLVRELAEAAVHGEGHVQPQPTAASQATFESECGEAAFADRVRQIKQYVRDGDTFQTNVSHRLTAPAAVHPVNTFDAVRRVNPAPYSALLEFPGVDLVSASPELLLDVDGDRLLTEPIAGTRPRGATPAEDEELEADLCSDEKERAEHAMLVDLERNDLGKVSEYGTVDVAEYRRVDRYSEVMHLVSLIEGKLRDGVSVADAVAAVFPGGTITGAPKPRTMEIIDEVEQTRRGPYTGSIGVFGFDDRATLNITIRTLVHYDGEYRLRVGSGIVHDSEPEAEYQETLDKARALVTAVDEALGEQGSFAVESGTEPMEKMR, from the coding sequence ATGACTGATATCCGGTTCAGCACCGACAGAGAATCGTTCCTCGAAACTGCAGAACGGGCCCCCGACGGCGCTCGCGTGCCGGTCGAAGCTCGCCTCACAGTCACCGATCCGTTCGAGGCGTATCGCCGCGCCCGCAGCGGGACCACAGACGGGTTCTATCTCGAAACGACCGGCGGGCAGTCCGGCTGGGGGTATTTCGGCGTCGACCCGGTCGAGCAAATCGAGGTCTCCGCAGGGGCGACATCCGCACAGGACGGCAGCAGTCCGAGCATCGACGCCATCGACGAGCTACTCGACCGCGAACACCTAGAGCGGGGCGACTGTACGGTTCCATATCCGTGCGGCGCGTTCGGCTGGCTGTCGTACGACGTCGCACGGGAGCTCGAAGATATCCCGGAGACGACTGTATCAGACGGTCTCCCACGGCTCCAGTTGGGCGTCTTCGAGTGTGTCGCCGCGTGGGAGGAGCCACATGACGGAGAGATCGAACTGTACCTGACGGCCTGTCCCGTCGTCGACGAGTCGGCCGAGACGGCGTACGAGCGTGGCCGCGGGCTGGTCCGCGAACTGGCCGAGGCCGCCGTTCACGGCGAGGGGCACGTCCAGCCCCAGCCGACTGCGGCAAGTCAGGCCACGTTCGAGAGCGAGTGCGGCGAAGCGGCGTTTGCGGACCGCGTCCGGCAGATAAAACAGTACGTCAGGGACGGCGACACGTTCCAGACAAACGTCTCACACCGGCTGACCGCCCCGGCGGCCGTCCACCCGGTCAATACCTTCGACGCCGTCCGCCGGGTGAATCCGGCCCCGTATTCGGCCCTGCTTGAATTCCCCGGAGTCGACCTCGTCAGCGCCAGCCCGGAGCTGTTGCTTGACGTCGACGGCGACCGGCTGCTCACGGAGCCGATTGCAGGGACGCGCCCTCGCGGCGCGACGCCGGCTGAAGATGAGGAACTCGAGGCGGACCTCTGCAGTGACGAGAAGGAGCGGGCCGAACACGCGATGTTGGTCGACCTCGAACGCAACGACCTCGGGAAGGTCAGCGAGTACGGAACCGTGGACGTCGCCGAGTACCGCCGCGTCGACCGCTATTCGGAGGTGATGCACCTCGTGTCTCTCATCGAAGGAAAACTACGCGACGGCGTGAGCGTCGCCGACGCGGTCGCTGCGGTGTTCCCCGGCGGAACCATCACCGGCGCGCCGAAGCCGCGGACGATGGAGATTATCGATGAGGTGGAACAGACTCGACGGGGGCCATACACCGGCAGTATTGGGGTATTCGGCTTCGACGACCGCGCGACACTGAACATCACCATCAGGACACTGGTCCATTACGACGGCGAGTACCGGCTCCGCGTCGGGAGCGGCATCGTCCACGATTCGGAGCCGGAGGCGGAGTATCAAGAAACGCTGGACAAGGCCCGGGCGCTCGTCACCGCCGTCGACGAAGCGCTGGGCGAGCAGGGGTCCTTTGCGGTCGAGTCCGGGACCGAGCCGATGGAGAAGATGCGATGA